A part of Anaeromyxobacter diazotrophicus genomic DNA contains:
- a CDS encoding NAD(P)-binding domain-containing protein produces the protein MDLGTASIVATSIGVAATFAAGMVGRRALRARADARALAELTARQRDLPRSLHPVIDPDICIGSLSCLKSCPEGDILGIVGGAAHLVHADHCVGHGRCAAECPVGAIQLVFGTARRGVDLPEVDAAFESSRPGVHVVGELGGMGLIKNAIRQGLECAEYLAEALARRPGPGGEGVVDVAIVGAGPAGLATALGLRHAGLDFRVLEQSTLGGAVAHYPRQKVVMSETVELPFYGRFGKRRISKEELLHSFEKMAAKGQLRVEEGVKVVGLEGADGAFEVLTAGHGRVRARKVVLAVGRRGTPRRLGVPGEELEKVVYGLTDPEQYRGAKVLVVGGGDAALEAALALAGEPGTEVTLSYRGAALARCREANRREVEAAAAAGRLALLLASEVRRVAPREVVLSVGGAEQRLPNDHVVVNVGGELPLELLQQCGVQMRRYFGEAPGAHRHGPAGARERLLAGALEKDRAQRRFEHRLALAFAAAGALLLAFLAWKGRHYYPLAAPDRRLSPLHRSMRSAGPWGHGVGIGATLFMLSNFLYAARKRFAFMTRWGHIRSWLHFHVFVGFMSPLVIAFHAAFQSKNLLATGTASSLAVVVLTGIVGRYIYGLVPSSGGKALELEELQGAFVRLRDEIEPLMGRARDPERIRRLFDRATVPAARGSLLLLLVELPFLSLATRADLLRVRRLFPARETYQVVHDAYLRLRRLTVQIGFYRSLKRLLGGWRVFHASLAVFLVLAIAAHIGLSLYLGYGLGLLR, from the coding sequence ATGGATCTCGGCACCGCCTCCATCGTCGCCACCTCGATCGGCGTCGCCGCGACCTTCGCGGCCGGCATGGTGGGCCGGCGCGCGCTGCGGGCGCGGGCCGACGCGCGGGCGCTGGCGGAGCTCACCGCGCGCCAGCGCGACCTGCCGCGCTCGCTGCACCCGGTCATCGACCCGGACATCTGCATCGGCAGCCTCTCCTGCCTGAAGAGCTGCCCCGAGGGCGACATCCTCGGCATCGTCGGCGGCGCCGCCCACCTCGTCCACGCCGACCACTGCGTCGGCCACGGGCGCTGCGCCGCCGAGTGCCCGGTGGGGGCCATCCAGCTCGTCTTCGGCACCGCGCGGCGCGGCGTGGACCTGCCGGAGGTGGACGCCGCGTTCGAGTCCTCCCGCCCCGGCGTCCACGTCGTGGGCGAGCTGGGCGGCATGGGCCTCATCAAGAACGCCATCCGGCAGGGGCTCGAGTGCGCGGAGTACCTCGCGGAGGCGCTGGCGCGCCGCCCCGGCCCGGGCGGCGAGGGGGTCGTGGACGTCGCCATCGTCGGCGCTGGCCCGGCCGGCCTCGCCACCGCGCTCGGCCTCCGGCACGCCGGCCTCGACTTCCGCGTCCTGGAGCAGTCCACCCTCGGCGGCGCGGTGGCGCACTACCCGCGGCAGAAGGTGGTGATGAGCGAGACGGTCGAGCTGCCGTTCTACGGGCGGTTCGGGAAGCGCCGCATCTCCAAGGAGGAGCTGCTCCACAGCTTCGAGAAGATGGCGGCGAAGGGGCAGCTCCGCGTCGAGGAGGGCGTCAAGGTGGTGGGCCTCGAAGGCGCCGACGGCGCGTTCGAGGTGCTGACCGCCGGGCACGGCCGGGTGCGCGCCCGCAAGGTCGTGCTGGCGGTCGGCCGGCGCGGCACGCCCCGCCGCCTCGGCGTGCCGGGGGAGGAGCTCGAGAAGGTGGTGTACGGGCTCACCGACCCCGAGCAGTACCGCGGCGCCAAGGTGCTGGTGGTGGGCGGCGGCGACGCGGCGCTGGAGGCGGCGCTGGCGCTCGCCGGCGAGCCCGGCACCGAGGTGACGCTCTCCTACCGCGGCGCGGCGCTCGCCCGCTGCCGCGAGGCGAACCGCCGAGAGGTGGAGGCGGCAGCCGCAGCGGGCCGGCTCGCGCTCCTCCTCGCGTCCGAGGTGCGGCGCGTCGCGCCGCGCGAGGTGGTCCTCTCCGTCGGAGGGGCCGAGCAGCGGCTCCCCAACGACCACGTGGTGGTGAACGTCGGCGGCGAGCTGCCGCTCGAGCTGCTCCAGCAGTGCGGGGTGCAGATGCGCCGCTACTTCGGCGAGGCGCCCGGCGCGCACCGGCACGGCCCGGCGGGCGCGCGCGAGCGGCTCCTCGCGGGGGCGCTGGAGAAGGACCGCGCGCAGCGCCGCTTCGAGCACCGGCTGGCGCTCGCCTTCGCCGCCGCGGGGGCGCTCCTCCTCGCGTTCCTGGCCTGGAAGGGCCGCCACTACTACCCGCTCGCCGCGCCCGACCGGCGCCTCTCCCCGCTGCACCGCTCGATGCGCTCGGCCGGGCCGTGGGGCCACGGGGTCGGCATCGGCGCGACCCTGTTCATGCTGTCGAACTTCCTCTACGCGGCGCGCAAGCGCTTCGCCTTCATGACGCGCTGGGGGCACATCCGCTCCTGGCTGCACTTCCACGTCTTCGTCGGCTTCATGAGCCCGCTCGTGATCGCCTTCCACGCGGCGTTCCAGTCGAAGAACCTGCTCGCCACCGGCACCGCCTCGTCGCTGGCGGTGGTGGTCCTGACGGGCATCGTCGGCCGGTACATCTACGGGCTCGTGCCCTCGTCCGGCGGCAAGGCGCTCGAGCTGGAGGAGCTGCAGGGCGCCTTCGTCCGGCTCCGGGACGAGATCGAGCCGCTCATGGGGCGCGCCCGCGATCCCGAGCGCATCCGGCGCCTCTTCGACCGCGCCACCGTCCCGGCCGCCCGCGGCTCGCTGCTGCTCCTCCTCGTCGAGCTGCCCTTCCTCTCCCTCGCCACCCGCGCCGACCTCCTGCGCGTGCGGCGCCTCTTCCCCGCCCGCGAGACCTACCAGGTGGTCCACGACGCCTACCTGCGGCTCCGGCGGCTCACGGTCCAGATCGGCTTCTACCGCTCGCTGAAGCGGCTCCTCGGCGGCTGGCGCGTCTTCCACGCCTCGCTGGCGGTGTTCCTGGTGCTCGCCATCGCCGCCCACATCGGCCTCTCCCTCTACCTCGGCTACGGCCTCGGGCTCCTCCGCTGA
- a CDS encoding cytochrome c3 family protein, which produces MRSLPLALAALLLAAPAARAADVFSPGDLSRAHAALSGLQNCTKCHPRGEQLSQAHCLECHRELAPRVQAGQGFHGRLAPKERDCWACHHEHQGRDAALVEWGPGGARRFDHARTGAQLGGKHQAVACDRCHDPRLVQDSAVRKLLAEQPRRKTYLGAPALTACASCHFDEHRGQLGADCARCHRDGGWKPAPGFEHARTSYPLTGKHARVACAKCHAPAAAPAAEPGALTAPVHPDAFARYRPLAHASCLDCHKDAHEGRFGQDCARCHTTEDWRRIVSGAGAERAFHQKTRYPLEGAHQTVACVACHGPFRGEPARFKPLAFGACTDCHADAHAGQLARQGPAAGRCDRCHEVRGFQPVKFGLEEHEKTRYPLAGAHRVVACAACHPQEPRLADRLPEATRAELARRGRPARVSLAVYALAGDLARCETCHADPHQGQLVRPQGCAACHAVDSFHRVRFDHQRESRFALAGKHASAPCAACHRPEPGPSGAAVRYKPLAVACAGCHQDAHLGQLAPKEGGPTDCARCHGADDWKKTRFQHQPPFTDYALTGKHLKVACAKCHPAVQVAPGTLARRYRGLPRACEACHADFHQGAFRGFEPTRFSR; this is translated from the coding sequence ATGCGCTCCCTCCCGCTCGCCCTCGCCGCGCTCCTCCTCGCCGCGCCGGCCGCGCGGGCCGCCGACGTCTTCTCCCCCGGCGACCTCTCGCGCGCCCACGCCGCGCTGTCGGGCCTCCAGAACTGCACCAAGTGCCACCCCCGCGGCGAGCAGCTCTCGCAGGCGCACTGCCTCGAGTGCCACCGCGAGCTGGCGCCCCGGGTGCAGGCCGGGCAGGGTTTCCACGGCCGGCTCGCGCCCAAGGAGCGCGACTGCTGGGCCTGCCACCACGAGCACCAGGGCCGGGACGCGGCGCTGGTCGAGTGGGGCCCGGGCGGCGCGCGGCGGTTCGATCACGCCCGCACGGGCGCGCAGCTCGGGGGCAAGCACCAGGCGGTCGCGTGCGACCGGTGCCACGATCCCCGCCTGGTGCAGGACTCCGCCGTGAGGAAGCTCCTCGCCGAGCAGCCGCGCCGCAAGACCTACCTCGGCGCGCCCGCCCTCACCGCCTGCGCCAGCTGCCACTTCGACGAGCACCGCGGCCAGCTCGGCGCCGACTGCGCGCGCTGCCACCGCGACGGCGGCTGGAAGCCCGCCCCGGGCTTCGAGCACGCCCGCACCAGCTACCCGCTCACCGGGAAGCACGCCCGCGTCGCCTGCGCGAAGTGCCACGCGCCCGCCGCCGCCCCCGCCGCCGAGCCGGGAGCGCTCACCGCCCCGGTCCACCCCGACGCCTTCGCGCGCTACCGCCCGCTCGCGCACGCGAGCTGCCTCGACTGCCACAAGGACGCGCACGAGGGGCGCTTCGGCCAGGACTGCGCCCGGTGCCACACCACCGAGGACTGGCGCCGCATCGTCTCCGGCGCGGGCGCCGAGCGCGCCTTCCACCAGAAGACGCGCTACCCGCTCGAGGGCGCGCACCAGACCGTCGCGTGCGTGGCTTGCCACGGGCCGTTCCGCGGCGAGCCGGCCCGCTTCAAGCCGCTCGCCTTCGGCGCCTGCACCGACTGCCACGCCGACGCGCACGCCGGGCAGCTGGCGCGCCAGGGGCCGGCGGCCGGCCGCTGCGACCGGTGCCACGAGGTGCGCGGCTTCCAGCCGGTCAAGTTCGGCCTGGAGGAGCACGAGAAGACGCGCTACCCGCTCGCCGGCGCGCACCGGGTGGTGGCCTGCGCCGCCTGCCACCCGCAGGAGCCGCGGCTCGCCGACCGGCTGCCGGAGGCGACCCGGGCCGAGCTGGCGCGCCGCGGCCGCCCGGCGCGCGTCTCCCTGGCCGTGTACGCGCTGGCGGGCGACCTCGCCCGCTGCGAGACCTGCCACGCCGACCCGCACCAGGGGCAGCTCGTGCGCCCGCAGGGGTGCGCCGCCTGCCACGCGGTGGACTCCTTCCACCGGGTGCGGTTCGACCACCAGCGGGAGAGCCGCTTCGCGCTCGCCGGGAAGCACGCCTCCGCGCCCTGCGCCGCCTGCCACCGGCCGGAGCCCGGGCCGTCCGGCGCGGCGGTCCGCTACAAGCCCCTCGCGGTCGCCTGCGCCGGCTGCCACCAGGACGCCCACCTCGGCCAGCTCGCGCCGAAGGAGGGCGGGCCGACCGACTGCGCCCGCTGCCACGGCGCCGACGACTGGAAGAAGACGCGCTTCCAGCACCAGCCGCCCTTCACCGACTACGCGCTCACCGGGAAGCACCTGAAGGTCGCCTGCGCCAAGTGCCACCCCGCGGTGCAGGTCGCGCCGGGGACGCTCGCGCGGCGCTACCGCGGGCTGCCGCGCGCCTGCGAGGCGTGCCACGCCGACTTCCACCAGGGCGCCTTCCGCGGCTTCGAGCCGACGAGGTTCAGCCGATGA
- a CDS encoding cytochrome c3 family protein, with protein sequence MTPLLLALALAAAPDLRPRPPHPDDTHCEKCHTTDGWQEVAFAHERTGFPLAGAHRRASCKACHAESFTRALGRDCGSCHRDVHQGRLGARCAGCHEETDWKTRFDADAHRRGNFPLVGRHAFIPCQECHGDRRDRGFSRPTPQCLACHQRDYDRTAVTAIDHRAAGFPTTCQQCHQPWRFAGAFFAQHEACFPIASGRHAGIRCLDCHTSFTGPINLNGQCNTGTAHCQKCHDCGRHPQVAGFGCFDAKCYQCHPGGNAGTSALRGGGSAALRRGGRIGP encoded by the coding sequence ATGACTCCGCTCCTCCTCGCGCTGGCGCTGGCCGCGGCGCCCGACCTGCGCCCGCGCCCGCCCCACCCGGACGACACCCACTGCGAGAAGTGCCACACCACCGACGGCTGGCAGGAGGTGGCCTTCGCGCACGAGCGGACCGGCTTCCCGCTCGCCGGCGCGCACCGGCGCGCGAGCTGCAAGGCGTGCCACGCCGAGAGCTTCACCCGCGCGCTGGGCCGCGACTGCGGGTCGTGCCACCGCGACGTGCACCAGGGCCGCCTCGGCGCGCGCTGCGCCGGCTGCCACGAGGAGACCGACTGGAAGACGCGCTTCGACGCCGACGCGCACCGGCGCGGGAACTTCCCGCTGGTGGGGCGCCACGCCTTCATCCCCTGCCAGGAGTGCCACGGCGACCGGCGCGACCGCGGCTTCAGCCGGCCCACGCCGCAGTGCCTCGCCTGCCACCAGCGCGACTACGACCGGACCGCCGTCACCGCCATCGACCACCGCGCGGCCGGCTTCCCCACCACCTGCCAGCAGTGCCACCAGCCCTGGCGCTTCGCGGGCGCCTTCTTCGCGCAGCACGAGGCGTGCTTCCCCATCGCCTCCGGCCGCCACGCCGGGATCCGGTGCCTCGACTGCCACACCAGCTTCACCGGCCCGATCAACCTCAACGGTCAGTGCAACACGGGGACCGCGCACTGCCAGAAGTGCCACGACTGCGGCCGCCACCCGCAGGTGGCCGGCTTCGGCTGCTTCGACGCGAAGTGCTACCAGTGCCACCCGGGCGGCAACGCCGGGACGAGCGCGCTGCGCGGGGGCGGGAGCGCCGCCCTGCGCCGCGGCGGGAGGATCGGACCATGA